A single window of Deltaproteobacteria bacterium DNA harbors:
- a CDS encoding MGMT family protein — protein MAREPGNPERFLREYSHGKVLSSREISALPIAWGTVPAFQRKVLKATAGIPYGRTATYGEIAAEVGSPGAARAVGAALSRNPWPILVPCHRVLGKGGRLVGFGKG, from the coding sequence ATGGCTCGGGAACCTGGCAACCCCGAGCGGTTCCTTCGCGAATATTCACATGGGAAAGTGCTGTCTTCCCGTGAAATTTCCGCGCTGCCGATAGCATGGGGTACGGTCCCGGCATTTCAAAGGAAAGTCCTTAAGGCGACCGCGGGAATACCGTACGGGCGGACGGCCACATACGGAGAGATCGCTGCGGAAGTCGGCAGTCCCGGCGCCGCACGCGCGGTCGGCGCGGCGCTTTCGCGCAATCCGTGGCCGATCCTCGTGCCGTGCCACAGGGTGCTGGGGAAGGGGGGCAGGCTGGTCGGATTCGGGAAAGGC